The nucleotide sequence GTGGAATGTACTCGCCGCCGCGCCAGTTCTGCCGGGTGAACGCCATGAGGAACGGACGGACCAGGCCCGCGATGAACCTGAACGCGAACCCCATCGCGGCCCGCGCGTCCGCACTCGGTCCCGCCACCTATTTCTCCCTCCACCCACGTGAATGCCCGCAGACAGTGTCGCTCCCCCGGGCCACGCACGTCGAACCGGCCACCGGCGCGCCGCGCGTGCCGATGCGCCAGACTGGATCCCGATGACGACACCGCAGCTCTGGACGGTCGTGATTCCCGTCAAGCGACCCGAGCACGCCAAGACCCGCCTGGCCGACGCCGTCGGCGACGCGCGCCCGCGGTTCGCGCGCGCGTTCGCCGCCGACACCGTCCAGGCCGCGCTGGAATGCTCGTCTGTCGAGCGGGTGATCGTCGTGACCGACGACGACGCCGCGGCCGACGAGGCGCGGTCGTTGGGCGCCGAGGTCGTGGCCGACACCCCCGACGCCGGGCTGAACGCGGCGCTGCGGCACGGCGCCGAGTCGGCGCGGGCCGAGGACGGCGGGGACGTCGGCGACGACGGGGGCGACGCCGTCGCCGTCGCCTCGCTCTCCGCCGACCTGCCCGCGCTGCGCCCGGCCGAGCTGGCCCGGGTGCTGGCCGCGGCCGCCGAGCACCCGCAGTCGTTCGTCGCCGACGCGGCCGGTATAGGGACGACCAGCTACGCCGCCGGCCCGGGCGCCCCGTTCGAGCCGGCCTTCGGCGGACGGTCGCGTGCGGCGCACCGGCTGGCCGGGGCCGTCGAGCTGGAGCTGGACGCCATCGCGTCGGTCCGCCGCGACGTCGACACCGCCGTCGACCTCTGGGACGCCCGCCGCCTCGGCGTCGGCCCCCGCACGGCCGCCCTGCTCGCCGAGCTGGACGTCGCCCTCTAGGTCTAGGGCCTCAGAAGCGGTCCAGGCGGCAGCCCGCCAGCAGCGGCTCGGCGGCGCCGTCGACCAGCTCGCGCGCGACCAGGCGGCCCACGGCCGCGGCGAGCGTGATCGCGGGGTGCATGACCGCCAGGTAGAGGCCGGGCACGTCGGCGACCGGGCCGACGATCGGCACGCTGTCGGCCGGCATCGGGCGGGCGCTGACCCGGCTGCTGAGCAGTTCGACGTCCGCGGCGCCGCGGAAGGTGGACCGGACGGCGGCCAGCGTCCGTTCGGGCGAGTCCGCGGCGGCGATCAGCTGGTCCGCGGCGATCTGCCGGAGATCGAAGTCCTGCGTGTTGACCAGGGTGCGGACCAGACCTGCCGGTGCGCTGAACCGGAAGAGCGTCGCCGGCGACGGGCCGACCGGGACGCGTACGCCCGCCGACGCGCCTAGCGCGGCCGTCGCCACCCCGGCCGCGAGCACCACGGTCGCTGCGGAGAGCGGTCCCGCGGCCGTCTCGACCCCGTCGACCCGGCCCGCGGCGTCGCGGCGGACCGCGGTCACCGGGGTGTCCGGACGGACCTGGGCGCCGTGGGCGCGGGCCCCCTCGACCAGCCGCTCGGTCACGCCCACCGGGTCGACGGCGCCGTCGCCGGGTGCCCAGACGGCCCACTCCGGGGGCTGCGCCACGTTGGGCTCGAGCGTCGCCACGGTGGCCGCGTCGACGATCTCCTGCCCAGGCCCCGCCGCCGGCGCGCCGTCCGTCGTGCCCCATGACAGCGAGCCGGACCAGGTCACCGGGAGTCCCGGCAGCTCGGCCTCGAGCCGGTGGTACTCGTCGACCGCGCTCGCCCGCAGCGCGCCGGCCGGGCCGGTGCGGACGCCGGACGATCCGATCCAGGCGAACGAGCCCGCCGTCACACCAGCGCCCGGCCGCGCGGCGTCGACGAGCGTCACGACGGCACCGGCCCGGGCGGCGTGATAAGCCACCGATGCGCCGACGATGCCGGCGCCGACGACCACCAGGTCGCCGCTCACCACTGGCTCGCCGGGAGGGGCAGGTCGGTCCTGATGGGTCGCATGGTCACCCGCAGCACTGTGCCGTAGGGCCGGGCCCAGCGACAAGCCAGGCGGTGGCCTCGTGGCCGCCGCCCGGCTCGTGTCGTCCGGTGACCCGGGTCAGCCCTGGGTCGACGGCGGCGTGGTGGTGCCCGGCGCCGACGTCGTGGCCGGCCGCACCGGCGTGGCCGCGGCCCGCTTGGCCGGCGTGGCCGTCGTCTTCTTGGCGGCCGTCGCGGTGCCGGCGGCCGGTGCGGCGGTCTTCTTCGCCGCCGTGGCCGTGGTCTTCCGGGCGGTCGTGGTCTTCTTCGCCGCCGTGGCCGGCGCGGCGGTCTTCCGCGCGGCGGTCGTCGTCTTCTTCGCCGCCGCCGTCGACGAGGTCGTCTTCTTCGCGGCGGTGGTGGTCTTCTTGGCGGCCGGGGCGGCCGTCTTGCGGGCGGCGGTCGCCGTCTTCTTCGCGGCCGTGGCCGACGTCGCCGTCTTCTTCGCCGGCGTGGCGGTCTTCCGCGCCGCGGTCGTGGTCTTCTTGGCGGCCGGGGCGGCCGTCTTCCGGGCCGACGGCGCCGCCGTCTTCCGGGCCGACGGCGCGGCCGTCTTCTTGGCCGCGGCGGACGTCGTGGTCTTGCGGGCCGGACCGGCCGCCTTCTTCGGCGCCGCCGGGCGGCTGGCCGGAACCTTGCGCGCCGTCGAGGCCGTCTTCTTCGCGGGCGCGGCGTCGTCGCCGCGGACCGCGTCGG is from Jiangella alkaliphila and encodes:
- the cofC gene encoding 2-phospho-L-lactate guanylyltransferase; protein product: MTTPQLWTVVIPVKRPEHAKTRLADAVGDARPRFARAFAADTVQAALECSSVERVIVVTDDDAAADEARSLGAEVVADTPDAGLNAALRHGAESARAEDGGDVGDDGGDAVAVASLSADLPALRPAELARVLAAAAEHPQSFVADAAGIGTTSYAAGPGAPFEPAFGGRSRAAHRLAGAVELELDAIASVRRDVDTAVDLWDARRLGVGPRTAALLAELDVAL
- a CDS encoding NAD(P)/FAD-dependent oxidoreductase; this encodes MSGDLVVVGAGIVGASVAYHAARAGAVVTLVDAARPGAGVTAGSFAWIGSSGVRTGPAGALRASAVDEYHRLEAELPGLPVTWSGSLSWGTTDGAPAAGPGQEIVDAATVATLEPNVAQPPEWAVWAPGDGAVDPVGVTERLVEGARAHGAQVRPDTPVTAVRRDAAGRVDGVETAAGPLSAATVVLAAGVATAALGASAGVRVPVGPSPATLFRFSAPAGLVRTLVNTQDFDLRQIAADQLIAAADSPERTLAAVRSTFRGAADVELLSSRVSARPMPADSVPIVGPVADVPGLYLAVMHPAITLAAAVGRLVARELVDGAAEPLLAGCRLDRF
- a CDS encoding HU family DNA-binding protein, yielding MGKKKLIDRIADGFDGNREVAQHALDSVVEGIQRSLAAGEKVAVKGLGVFDRDKDKTAKKKSKREVPTFSAADELKDVVAGVKKASTRVRESLSLVPAQAAAVAESASRSVSSAAKQVADAVRGDDAAPAKKTASTARKVPASRPAAPKKAAGPARKTTTSAAAKKTAAPSARKTAAPSARKTAAPAAKKTTTAARKTATPAKKTATSATAAKKTATAARKTAAPAAKKTTTAAKKTTSSTAAAKKTTTAARKTAAPATAAKKTTTARKTTATAAKKTAAPAAGTATAAKKTTATPAKRAAATPVRPATTSAPGTTTPPSTQG